A genome region from Rutidosis leptorrhynchoides isolate AG116_Rl617_1_P2 unplaced genomic scaffold, CSIRO_AGI_Rlap_v1 contig548, whole genome shotgun sequence includes the following:
- the LOC139884401 gene encoding secreted RxLR effector protein 161-like yields MMEPEFKMTDLGFMKNFLGLEIEQKEDEIFVHQKKYALDMLKKFQMENFNEISIPMEVQLKLQPTKPGEEFDSTVFRSMIGSLMYLCASRPDLACTVNMLASCSSNPSKEHAAYVRRILRFLKSSCDYGLWYEKGGKGELLMFCDASCGNEEKYRSKSGYCSSFGSRIFSWSSKCQKIVAQSTVEAEYIAINLAAK; encoded by the coding sequence ATGATGGAACCAGAATTCAAGATGACAGACCTTGGTTTCATGAAAAACTTTCTTGGTCTTGAGATAGAACAGAAAGAAGATGAGATCTTTGTGCATCAGAAGAAATATGCTctggatatgttaaagaaatttcagATGGAGAATTTTAATGAGATCTCTATACCAATGGAGGTTCAATTGAAGCTGCAGCCAACAAAGCCTGGTGAGGAATTTGATTCAACTGTCTTTAGAAGTATGATAGGATCCTTGATGTATCTGTGTGCATCTAGGCCTGATTTAGCTTGCACAGTTAATATGCTTGCTAGTTGTAGCTCTAATCCATCCAAGGAGCATGCTGCATATGTTAGAAGAATTCTTAGATTTTTGAAAAGCAGCTGTGACTATGGTTTATGGTATGAGAAAGGTGGAAAAGGAGAATTGCTTATGTTCTGTGATGCCAGCTGTGGAAATGAAGAAAAATATAGAAGTAAAAGTGGTTATTGCAGCAGTTTTGGTTCAAGGATCTTCTCTTGGAGCTCAAAGTGTCAGAAAATAGTTGCACAATCAACTGTAGAAGCTGAGTACATTGCAATCAACTTGGCAGCAAAATAG